CGGCTTTCTGCGCGGCATCTTCGACAGCACAGCTGCCGATTACGATCGCGTGGAGCGCATGCTGGCCTTCGGCACCGGCCCCGGTTACCGCGGCAAGGCACTGGAGCGCGCCGGCCTGCAGCGCGGCATGCAGGTGCTCGATGTCGGCTTCGGCACCGGTCTGGTCGCGGCGCAGGCCATCCGCATCGTGGGCGATCCGGCCCTGGTGACCGGCGTCGATCCCAGTCCCGGCATGATGCAGGCCAGCCCGCTGCTGGAAAAGGTGCGCCTGCTGCAGGGCAAGGCCGAAAAACTGCCCGTGCCCGATGCCAGCGTGGATTTCGTCAGCATGGGCTATGCGCTGCGCCATGTGGGCGATGTGGAGGCCGCCTTCAGCGAATTCCACCGCGTGCTGCGCCCGGGCGGGCGCGTGTGCATTCTGGAGATCACCAAGCCGGAAAGCGCGCTGGGCACCGCGCTGCTCAAGGGCTATATGCGCGGCTGGGTGCCGACGCTGGCCTGGCTGAGCCGCGCCAGGGCACATACACCGCGCATGTGGCGCTACTACTGGGACAGCATCGAGGCCTGCGCGCCGCCAGCGCAGATTCTGGCGACCCTGCAGGGCTGCGGCTTTGCCGGTGCGCGCCGGCATGTGGAACTGGGGATCTTCTCGGAATACCAGGCCATCAGGGACTGACTCGCAGCGACGGCGCGGGAGCCGGTTGGGGGCCGTTCCGTACAGGCACCCTGCATCGCCGTTGCCCCAGCCGGATCAGCCGCGCGGCTTGCGCAGCATCTGCTGCATCTGGTCCAGCGGGATGGCAGTGGTGCCTTCCACCACCTTGTGGCGCGGCTCCGGCTGCAGCGCGTGGCCGTAGATCACCTCGAAGGTCAGCGGGATGCTGCCTTCGCGCTCCAGCGTGCGCAGTGCCTGGTGCAGCTCGCGCAGCCAATGGCGCCCGCGCGTGAGGCTGCCGCGTTCCACCGACACGTTGCGTCCCAGCTCGCGCAGCTCCTGCAGCAGCCGCTCGGGCGAATTGAACGTCAGCGTGATGCGCTCCATGTCCATCACCGGCTCCGCAAAACCGGCCTGCACCAGCATGTCGCCCCAGTCGTGCATGTCGGTGAACTGGTGCGTGGGCGCCGGCCAGCCGAGGCGCTGGTACAGATCGCGGATTTCGCGCAGGGTATCAGGGCCGAGCGCAGAAAACATCAAGAAACCGTTCACCGCGAGCAGGCTGCGCCATTGCGCCAGCAGCGCTTGCGGATCGGCAGCGCCATGCAGCGCCATGTTGGCCCAGAGCATGTCGATGCTGCCGGGGGCAATCGCATCGGTCCGGGTGCCCAGACGCTGGCCACGCAGGCGCGACAGGGTACGTTCCAGCCAGCCGGATTGCCCCTGGGAGGACTCCAGGCGCTGCTGCAGGAGGGACTGCACGTCAGGAGCCGCGTCGGGCTCGATCGCCCAGGCCGTGGCTTGCGGGTAGCGTTGCTGCAGCAGCGCATGCGCCTGCGTGCCCCCCTTGAGCGGCTGCCAGTGCAGCCAGCTGGCAGGTTGCAGCGTGATCCACTGCAGGCGCTCCTCCATGCGGCGCGCGACTTCCTCATGCAGCCAGGGGCTGTGCGGCAGGGATAACTGCTGCCAGCGGCGGGCAGCGACGGGGTCGATGGAAGGGGGCGTGGTGCTCGGTTTCACTGATCGCGGAGTATATAGTTCGGGCATGAACATTGTTCCAGAAAAGGATGAAAACTCCCGCCCGCTGCGCCTGCACCCGGCCGCGCGCAAGGGCTGGCTGCAGCGCCTTGCCGGCGAGTTGCGGCTGCCCGCACGCTGCGCGGTCTGCCATGGCTGGCCGCGCGAGCTGATCTGCAGCGAGTGCATTGCCGGACAGGGACAGCCAGTGTTGCGCTGTGCCGGGTGCGCCATCCGCTTGCCCGCTGAGGCTGCATCGGCTGCATCGGCTGCATCGGCTGCATCGGCTGCGTCGGCTGCGTCGGCTGCGTCGGCTGCGTCGGCTGCGTCGGCTGCGTCGGCTGCGTCGGCTGCCATGATGCCCCCACTCTGCGACGACTGTCTGGCCGAACCTCTCGATGGTCTGGATGCCGTGCACGCCGCCCTTTCCTACCAGTGGCCCTGGCAGGGCTGCATCGACGCCTTCAAGTTCGGCCGGCAGCCCGGCTGGGCCCCGGCGCTGGCCGAGCGCATGGCGGCCCAGCCAGGCATCGCGGCAGCGATCCGGCAGTGCGACGTGCTGGTCCCGCTGCCGCTGCACCGCGAGCGTCTGGCCGAGCGTGGTTTCAGCCAGACGCTGTTGCTGGCCCGCGCCCTGCGGCGCCAGATTGCACGCAGATACGGACTGGCCCCGGAGCTCGCCCGCCTGCGTCACGACTGGCTGGTGCGTACCCGGCATACGGTGGCGCAAAGCACACTGCCGCTGGAAGAGCGCCTGCGCAACCTGGAAGGCGCCTTTGCCGCCAAGGCACTGCACGCACCGCGCCTGTATGGCGCACGGGCCGTGCTGATCGACGACGTGATGACCAGCGGCAGCACGCTGCAGGAAGCCGCGCTCGCCCTGCAGCGTGCCGGCTGTGCGACCGTGGTGGGCGTGGTGCTGGCGCGCACCGAAAAGCCGGGCTTCGAGCGCCCGCCGCCACAACCCGGCGCCAGCCCGGCCGTGGTGCCACTCCCCTGAACCGGGTCTCGCCTCAGGAAACGATGTAAGAGGCCGTCCCCAGCGACAGCACCTTGCCCTCTTCCGACAGAAACTCCATGCGCGTGCTGGCCAGCCTGGCCCCCAGCCGCAGTACCTCGGCACGCATGCGGAAGCGCGTGCCGATGCCGGGATGCAGGTAGTCCACGCGCAGGTCGATGGTGCCCAGGCGCGAGAAGTGCTGCAGGCGCTGCTCCACCGGCTCATGGGCATAGCGCGCACCGATGGCATTCATCACCGCCAGGCCGGCCACCGTATCCAGCGAGGCACTGATCACGCCACCGTGGATGCGATTGTGGCCATAATGTCCGATCAGCTCGGGGCGCATCTCCAGCACGGCTTCGCTCACCAGCGGGGTGCAGAGCGTGGCGCGCAGGCCGAGCACCTTGTTGAAGGTGATCCGCTCCTCGAAGATCTCGACCGAGGCACGCACAAACGCGTCCTCCAGCTCCACCTGGGCCAACTGGTCAAAGGAAAGGGGTCGGAGGCTCGTGGTCATGGTGGAGATGTCCTGCATGGGTATGATTGCCATTGTGTCAAATTGTAGGCGGCGCGTGCGCGGCCTTTCCTGTTCGCTGCCTTGGCGGCCTGTTTCATGAAACGTATTCTGATCACCTGCTCCACTGTCGATGGCCATACGCTGGAAATCGGTCGCCGCCTGCACGCGCAGCTGGCAGCCAGCGGCCATGCGCCCGAGCTGATCCGGCTGGAAGAAACGCCCGCACTGCCGCTGGCTGACTATGACCAGATCGTGATCGGCGCCAGCATCCGCTACGGCCATTTCCGGCCGGCGCTGTACGCATTTGTCGAGCGCCATGCCGCCCTGCTTGCCAGCAAGCCGACGGCCTTCTATGCCGTCAATGCCGTGGCGCGCAAGCCGGCCAAGCAGACCGCCGAGACCAACCCCTACACGCGCAAGTTCCTGGCCAAGGTGCCGTGGAAGCCGGCGCTGGTCGGCGTGTTCGGCGGCAAGATCAACTACCCGCAACTCGGCACGCTGGACCGCAACGTGATCCGCTTCATCATGTGGATGACCAAGGGCCCGACCGACCCGCGCTCGGTGACGGACTTTACCGACTGGGCGCAGGTGGAGGCCTTCGGGCGCAAGCTGGCGGAGCAGTAAGGATCAGCACTTGCTGAAATCGGGTGCGCGCTTCTCCATGAATGCCGTGAACGCCTCCTTCGCCGCCGGCTCCTGCAGCATGCGGCCGAAGCTGCTGGCTTCCTCCGCCATGCGCACCTGAATGTCCCTGGCCTGCGTCTGCTTGAGCAGGCGCTTGGTTTCCAGCAGCGAAGACATCGGCTTGCCGGCCAGCTTGGCGGCCTGGCGCTGGGCCAGTGCATTCACTTCGGTCGGCGGCACGATGCGGTTGACCAGGCCCATTTCCAGCGCGGCTTCGGCCTGGAACGGTTCACCCAGCAGCAGTGCCTCGGAAGCGCGCGCATGGCCCATCAGGCGCGGTGCGAGCAAGCTGGAGCCGGCCTCCGGGCACAGACCCAGGTTCACGAAGGGCATGGCAAAGGCCGCGTTGTCGCCGGCGTACACCAGATCGCAGTGGAACAGCAGCGTGGTGCCGATGCCCACCGCCGGGCCGGCCACGGCGGCCACCACCGGCTTCGGAAAGGCGCTGATCTGCTGCAGGAACTGGAACACCGGTGCCTCCGGTGTGGAAGGCGGATTGTGCAGGAAGTCGGCAATGTCGTTGCCGGCCGAAAACACCGTGGGATGGCCCTGGAACACCACCACGCGCACGGCGTCGTCCTGCGCGGCCTGCTCGAGGAACTGCGCCATGGACGCATACATGGCGGCAGTGAAGGAATTCTTCTTTTCGACGCGGTTGAAGGTGATGGTGGCCAGGCCGTTTTCGGTATGGAACAGGATGTCGCTCATGGAATTGCTTTCTGGGAAGACAGACAACAACGCCCCGCCTCCAGCCCGTGCCAGATGCGGGGCGCGTACAGCCAGTGTACTTACACGCGCTCGAAAATGCCCGCAGCACCCTGCCCCATGCCCACGCACATGGTGACCATGCCGTATTTGAGCTTGTTGCGGCGCAGCGCGTGCACCACGGTGGCAGAGCGGATGGCACCGGTGGCGCCCAGCGGGTGGCCCAGCGCAATCGCGCCGCCCATCGGGTTGACCTTGGCGGTGTCCAGGCCCAGCGTGTTGATCACGGCCAGCGACTGCGCGGCAAACGCCTCGTTCAACTCGTACCAGTCGATGTCTTCCTGCTTCAGGCCGGCATAGCGCAGCGCCGCCGGAATCGCCTCGATCGGGCCGATGCCCATGATGGCCGGCGGCACGCCCTTGCTGGCGAAGCTGACGAAGCGCGCCAGCGGCTGCAGGTTGTACTTCTTCACCGCGGCTTCGCTGGCCAGAATCAGCGCACCGGCGCCATCGCTGGTCTGCGAGCTGTTGCCGGCCGTGACGGTGCCACGTGCGGCAAACACGGTGCGCAGCTTGGCCAGGCCTTCCAGGGTGGTATCCGGACGGGCGCCCTCGTCCAGATCGACGGTGCGCGTGCTGATATTCACCTTGCCGCTGGCCAAGTCCAGATTGCGCTCTTCGATCTCGATCGGGGTGATTTCGTCCTTGAACTGGCCGGACTGCATGGCGGCGATGGCGCGGCGGTGCGACTCGACCGCGAAGGCATCCTGCGCCTCGCGGCTCACTTTCCACTGCTGGGCGACCTTCTCGGCCGTCAGGCCCATGCCGTAGGCAATGCCCACGTCATCGCTCTTGAAGATGTCCGGGTGCAGCGACGGCGCGTTGCCCATCATGGGCACCATGCTCATGCTTTCCACACCGGCGGCGATCATCACGTCGGCTTCACCCACGCGGATGCGGTCGGCTGCCATGGCCACGGCGCTCAGGCCGGAGGCGCAGAAGCGGTTCACGGTGATGCCGCCCACGCTGGTCGGCAGGCCGGCCAGCACGGCGCCGATGCGGGCCACGTTCAGGCCCTGCTGGGCTTCGGGAATGGCACAACCGCAGATCACGTCCTCGATGCTGTTCGGATCCAGGCCTGGCGCCTGGGCCAGGGCCGACTGGATTGCCTTGACCAGCAGCGTCTCGGGACGGGTGTGCTTGAAAAAGCCCTTGTGCGAGCGGCCGATGGGGGTACGGGTTGCCGCAACGATGTAAGCGTCTTGCATTTGCTTGCTCATGGTGATTCTCTGTCCTCGCTCAGTTGCGCAGCGGCTTGTTGGTGTTCATCATGTACATGATGCGATCCTGCGTCTTGGGATGACCCAGCAGCGTGGTGAAGGCCTCGCGCTCGAGCTGCATCAGGTAGTCCTCGTTCACCAGCGTGCCGGGGTCGACGTCGCCGCCGCAGACGATGTGGGCGATCATGCCGGCAATGTCGTAGTCGTGCTGGCTGATGAAACCGCCGTCACGCATGTTGACCAGCGAGCCCTTGATGGTTGAGATGCCGTCGCGGCCGGCGACCTTGAACAGGCGCTTGTGCGGCGGGCGGTAGCCCATCTGGAACATGGCCTTGGCCTGCTGGATCGCCACGTAGAGCAGCTCGTCCTTGTTGGCCACGATCACGTCGCTGTCCAGCACGTAGCCGAGCTTGCGGCTTTCCAGCGCACTGGTGCCGACCTTGGCCATGGCGGCGCTGGTGAAGCCCTCGGTCAGGAAGGGCAGCAGGTCCTTGCCGGTGCTCTTTTCGGCCATTTCGGCGGCGCGGCGGGCGATGTAGGTCAGGCCGCCGGCACCCGGGATCAGGCCCACGCCCACTTCCACCAGGCCGATGTAGCTTTCCATGGCGACCACACGGGCGCTGCTGTAGACGGCCATTTCGCAGCCGCCGCCCAGCGCCAGGCCGCGCACGGCGGCAATGGTCGGCACCTGGGCATAGCGCAGGCGCAGCATCAGTTCCTGCAGCTCCTGCTCCATGCCGTTCACGGTGATGGCACCGCCGGCCATGAAGGCGGGCAGCACGGTCTGCAGGTCGGCGCCGGCGCTGAACCACTCGTCGTTGGACCAGATCACCAGACCCTGGTATTCCTTCTCGGCCAGTTCCACCGCCTGCGCCAGGCCCTCGCCCACGTCGGGGCTGATGGTGTGCATCTTGGTCTTGATGGTGGCAATCAGCACCTCGTCATCCAGCGTCCACAGGCGCACGGCGCCGTCTTCGTGGATGGTCTTGCCTGCGGTGGCCGGATCGGCCGCCTGGCTGCCCAGCACGTTCTCGGGGAAGTGCTGGCGCTGGTACACCGGCAGGCTGGAGCGCGGCTCGAAGGCGCCCGTGGTCGGGTTGAATGAGCCTTCGGGCTGGTGCACGCCGCCACGCTCTGCCACCGGGCCGTTGAACACCCAGTCCGGCAGCGGCTGGCTGCTCAGGGTTTCGCCCTTCTCGATGTCTTCCTGGATCATCTTGGCCACGTCGAGCCAGCCGGCTTCCTGCCACAGCTCGAACGGGCCCTGCTTGCTGCCGTAGCCCCAGCGCATGGCAAAGTCCACGTCGCGGGCGTTGTGGGCGATGTCCTTGAGGTGCACGGCGGCGTAGTGCATCTGGTCGCGCAGCACGGCCCAGACGAACTTGCCCTGGTTGCCCTCGGCATTGCGCAGCAGCTTCAGGCGCTCGGCGGCAGGCTTCTTCAGCATGCGGCCATACACCTCGTCGCTCTTCTCGCCGGCCGGCACATACTCGTCTTCGGCCAGGTCGTAGCGCAGGATGTCGCGGCCGACCTTCTTGAAGAAGCCGGCCTTGGTCTTCTGGCCCAGGTTGCCCTTCTCGATCAGCTTGGCCACCACGCCCGGCGTGCCGAAGTGGCGGTAGAAGGAGTCGCTCTCTTCCGAGAGGTTGTCCTGCATGGTCTTGATCACGTGCGCCATGGTGTCGATACCCACCACGTCGGCGGTGCGGAAAGTGCCCGAGGCGGCGCGGCCCAGCTTCTTGCCGGTCAGGTCATCCACCACGTCATAGGTCAGGCCGAACTTCTCGGCCTCGACCATGGTGCTCAGCATGCCGAAAATGCCGACGCGGTTGGCGATGAAGTTGGGGGTGTCCTTGGCGCGCACCACGCCCTTGCCCAGCACGCTGACGGCAAAGGTTTCCAGGTCGTCCAGAATCTGCGGTTGCGTGCCCGGGGTGGCGATCAGCTCCACCAGATACATGTAGCGCGGCGGGTTGAAGAAGTGGATGCCGCAGAAGCGCGGGCGGATGCTCTCGGGCAGCGCCTCGCTCAGCTTGGTGATGGAGAGGCCGGAGGTGTTGGAAGCCAGGATGGCGTGCGGCGCCACGTGCGGCGCGATCTTGTGGTACAGGTCCGTCTTCCAGTCCATACGCTCGGCGATCGCCTCGATCACCAGGTCGCAGTCCTTGAGCAGGCCCATGTGTTCTTCGTAGTTGGCCGGCTGGATCAGCTCGGCATCGTCGGCCACGCCCAGCGGCGAGGGCTTGAGCTTTTTCAGGTTCTCGATGGCCTTGAGGGCGATGCCGCTCTTCGGGCCTTCCTTGGCCGGCAGGTCGAACAGCACCACCGGCACCTTCACGTTGACGAGGTGGGCGGCGATCTGCGCGCCCATCACGCCGGCGCCCAGTACGGCGACTTTCTTCACTTGGAATCGGGACATGGCTCTCTTTCTGATCCGCCGGGCGGGCTGTCAGCCCATGCTGCAGCACCGGCTCCGGCAGTCGGTTGTCGGTTGTGTCAGGGGCGCGGCCTTACTTCACACGCACCCAGGTCTGCGTACGGCCGATGCCCAGCACCGAGCCACGCACATCCAGCTTGCTGCCGCCGTCCTTCGGGGTCAGGCGCAGCGTGTAGTTCTTGCCGCTTTCGGGGTCAAGAATCTTGCCGTCTTCCCACACGTCCTTGCCCTCGGCCTTCTTGGCACCGCGGATGATCTCCAGGCCCACCATGGGCTTGCCCTTGCGGTCATCGGTGCACTTCTCGCAGACGGCGTTCGGGTCAGCCTCCTTGCGCAGCAGCTTCTCGATGCGGCCGGTGAGCACGCCGCCCTTGTCGCTGATGACAATCTGGGCCTTGGCCGCGCCGGTCTTGTCGTCGACGCTGCGCCAGGTGCCCACGGGCGTCATGTCGGCAGCGAAGGAAACGCCGGCCAGCAGCAGGCCGAGTGCGAAAGTGGTGATCTTTTTCATCCTTGTCTCCTGGAAATATGTCTGTGGTGTGGTGGGGGATGGAAAGGGAAAGGGGAAGCGCTCCGCAGGCAGGCGTGCGCCCGCCTGCGGCAGTGATCGATCAGGCCAGGGCCGCGTCGGTATCCAGCAGCACCTTCACGCCGTTGCGCGCCGTCTTCATCAGCGTCAGCGTTTCGGGGAACAGCTTGGCGAAGTAGAAACGTGCCGTCTGCAGCTTGCCCTGGTAGAACGGATCGGTATTGCCTTCGGCGATCTTCTGCAGGGCCACCTGGGCCATGCGGGCAAACATGTAGGCAAACACCAGATGGCCGGCGACCTTCATGTAGTCGAATGCCGCACCACCCACTTCGTCGGCGTTCTGGAAGCCGCGGAAGCCGATCTCGGTGGTGAACTTGGTCATCTGGTCAGCCAGCATGGCGAGCGGGTTGATGAACTCGGCCATTTTCTCGTTAACGCCTTCGGATTCGATGAACACGGCGATTTCCTTGCCGAACTTCTTCAGCGTGGCGCCCTGGTTGCCCAGCACCTTGCGGCCCAGCAGGTCCAGCGCCTGCACGGTGTTGGTGCCTTCGTAGATCATGTTGATGCGGGCATCGCGCACGAACTGCTCCATGCCCCATTCCTTGATGTAGCCGTGGCCGCCGAACACCTGCTGGCATTCCACCGTGGCCTTGAAGCCGTTCTCGGTCAGGAAGGCCTTCACGATCGGAGTCAGCAGGGCCAGGATTTCGCCGGAGTCCTTGCGCACCTTCTCGTCGGGGTGGTTGTGCTCCTTGTCGAGCAACATGCCTGCGTACACGCTCAGGGCACGGCCGCCTTCGGCATAGGCCTTGGCCGTCAGCAACATGCGGCGCACATCGGGGTGCACGATGATCGGGTCGGCCGGCTTGTCCTTGGCCTTCACGCCAGACAGGCTGCGCATCTGGATGCGGTCCTTGGCGTAGGCCAGGGCGTTCTGGTAGGCCACTTCGGTCAGGCCCAGGGACTGGTTGCCCACGCCCAGACGCGCCGCGTTCATCATCACGAACATGGCCTGCAGGCCCTTGTTCGGCTGGCCGATCAGGGTACCGCGTGCCTTGTCCAGCACCAGCTGGGCAGTGGCGTTGGAGTGGATGCCCATCTTGTGCTCGAGGCCGGCACAGTAGATGCCGTTGCGCTCGCCGATATTGCCTTCGGCATCGACATTGAACTTGGGCACGGCGAACAGGCTGATGCCCTTGCTGCCGGCCGGCGCATCGGGCAGGCGGGCCAGCACCAGATGCACGATGTTGTCCACCATGTTGTGCTCGCCGGCGCTGATGAAGATCTTCTCGCCACTGATCAGGTAGCTGCCGTCGGCCTCGGGCTCGGCCTTGGTGCGCAGCAGGCCCAGGTCGGTACCGCAGTGGGGCTCGGTCAGGCACATGGTGCCGGTCCACTCGCCGCTCACCAGCTTGGGCAGATAGACCTTCTTCTGCCAGTCGGTGCCGTGGGCCAGCATGGCTTCGTAGGCGCCGTGGCTCAGGCCGGGGTACATGGTCCAGGCCTGGTTGGCGCCGTTGAGCATCTCGTAGAAGCAGCCGTTGATGGTGGCAGGCAGGCCCTGGCCGCCGAATTCGGGATCGCAGCTCAGCGCCGGCCAGCCGCCTTCGACGTACTGCTGGTAGGCTTCCTTGTAGCCCTTGGGCGGCGTCACCTCATGGGTCGCCTTGTCCAGCGTGCAGCCTTCGGTGTCGCCGCTGATGTTCAGCGGCTGAATCACCTGGGAGGCGAACTTGCCGCCCTCTTCCAGCACGGCATTGATGGTGTCGGCATCCACCTCGGCAAAGGCAGGCATCTGCCGGAAGTCTTCGGTCACGTTGAAGACCTCGTGCAGCACGAATTGCATGTCGCGCAGCGGCGGGTTGTAAGTAGGCATCGTTCAGTCTCCTGTTGCTGTATGCGGGTCGATCAATCCAAACGTGGTGCCATCCGGCCAGCCCGGCTGCACGCACGCACTGTCAGGTGCCGCTGCCAGGGGCAGCAGCGGGC
The DNA window shown above is from Brachymonas denitrificans and carries:
- a CDS encoding class I SAM-dependent methyltransferase, whose translation is MSQQPDLPPAAPAPVHQPHAPLTAYYGDENERAGFLRGIFDSTAADYDRVERMLAFGTGPGYRGKALERAGLQRGMQVLDVGFGTGLVAAQAIRIVGDPALVTGVDPSPGMMQASPLLEKVRLLQGKAEKLPVPDASVDFVSMGYALRHVGDVEAAFSEFHRVLRPGGRVCILEITKPESALGTALLKGYMRGWVPTLAWLSRARAHTPRMWRYYWDSIEACAPPAQILATLQGCGFAGARRHVELGIFSEYQAIRD
- a CDS encoding biotin synthase — protein: MPELYTPRSVKPSTTPPSIDPVAARRWQQLSLPHSPWLHEEVARRMEERLQWITLQPASWLHWQPLKGGTQAHALLQQRYPQATAWAIEPDAAPDVQSLLQQRLESSQGQSGWLERTLSRLRGQRLGTRTDAIAPGSIDMLWANMALHGAADPQALLAQWRSLLAVNGFLMFSALGPDTLREIRDLYQRLGWPAPTHQFTDMHDWGDMLVQAGFAEPVMDMERITLTFNSPERLLQELRELGRNVSVERGSLTRGRHWLRELHQALRTLEREGSIPLTFEVIYGHALQPEPRHKVVEGTTAIPLDQMQQMLRKPRG
- a CDS encoding ComF family protein, which produces MNIVPEKDENSRPLRLHPAARKGWLQRLAGELRLPARCAVCHGWPRELICSECIAGQGQPVLRCAGCAIRLPAEAASAASAASAASAASAASAASAASAASAASAASAAMMPPLCDDCLAEPLDGLDAVHAALSYQWPWQGCIDAFKFGRQPGWAPALAERMAAQPGIAAAIRQCDVLVPLPLHRERLAERGFSQTLLLARALRRQIARRYGLAPELARLRHDWLVRTRHTVAQSTLPLEERLRNLEGAFAAKALHAPRLYGARAVLIDDVMTSGSTLQEAALALQRAGCATVVGVVLARTEKPGFERPPPQPGASPAVVPLP
- a CDS encoding thioesterase family protein produces the protein MTTSLRPLSFDQLAQVELEDAFVRASVEIFEERITFNKVLGLRATLCTPLVSEAVLEMRPELIGHYGHNRIHGGVISASLDTVAGLAVMNAIGARYAHEPVEQRLQHFSRLGTIDLRVDYLHPGIGTRFRMRAEVLRLGARLASTRMEFLSEEGKVLSLGTASYIVS
- the hemG gene encoding menaquinone-dependent protoporphyrinogen IX dehydrogenase, whose protein sequence is MKRILITCSTVDGHTLEIGRRLHAQLAASGHAPELIRLEETPALPLADYDQIVIGASIRYGHFRPALYAFVERHAALLASKPTAFYAVNAVARKPAKQTAETNPYTRKFLAKVPWKPALVGVFGGKINYPQLGTLDRNVIRFIMWMTKGPTDPRSVTDFTDWAQVEAFGRKLAEQ
- a CDS encoding enoyl-CoA hydratase, which translates into the protein MSDILFHTENGLATITFNRVEKKNSFTAAMYASMAQFLEQAAQDDAVRVVVFQGHPTVFSAGNDIADFLHNPPSTPEAPVFQFLQQISAFPKPVVAAVAGPAVGIGTTLLFHCDLVYAGDNAAFAMPFVNLGLCPEAGSSLLAPRLMGHARASEALLLGEPFQAEAALEMGLVNRIVPPTEVNALAQRQAAKLAGKPMSSLLETKRLLKQTQARDIQVRMAEEASSFGRMLQEPAAKEAFTAFMEKRAPDFSKC
- a CDS encoding acetyl-CoA C-acyltransferase, with protein sequence MSKQMQDAYIVAATRTPIGRSHKGFFKHTRPETLLVKAIQSALAQAPGLDPNSIEDVICGCAIPEAQQGLNVARIGAVLAGLPTSVGGITVNRFCASGLSAVAMAADRIRVGEADVMIAAGVESMSMVPMMGNAPSLHPDIFKSDDVGIAYGMGLTAEKVAQQWKVSREAQDAFAVESHRRAIAAMQSGQFKDEITPIEIEERNLDLASGKVNISTRTVDLDEGARPDTTLEGLAKLRTVFAARGTVTAGNSSQTSDGAGALILASEAAVKKYNLQPLARFVSFASKGVPPAIMGIGPIEAIPAALRYAGLKQEDIDWYELNEAFAAQSLAVINTLGLDTAKVNPMGGAIALGHPLGATGAIRSATVVHALRRNKLKYGMVTMCVGMGQGAAGIFERV
- a CDS encoding 3-hydroxyacyl-CoA dehydrogenase/enoyl-CoA hydratase family protein; translation: MSRFQVKKVAVLGAGVMGAQIAAHLVNVKVPVVLFDLPAKEGPKSGIALKAIENLKKLKPSPLGVADDAELIQPANYEEHMGLLKDCDLVIEAIAERMDWKTDLYHKIAPHVAPHAILASNTSGLSITKLSEALPESIRPRFCGIHFFNPPRYMYLVELIATPGTQPQILDDLETFAVSVLGKGVVRAKDTPNFIANRVGIFGMLSTMVEAEKFGLTYDVVDDLTGKKLGRAASGTFRTADVVGIDTMAHVIKTMQDNLSEESDSFYRHFGTPGVVAKLIEKGNLGQKTKAGFFKKVGRDILRYDLAEDEYVPAGEKSDEVYGRMLKKPAAERLKLLRNAEGNQGKFVWAVLRDQMHYAAVHLKDIAHNARDVDFAMRWGYGSKQGPFELWQEAGWLDVAKMIQEDIEKGETLSSQPLPDWVFNGPVAERGGVHQPEGSFNPTTGAFEPRSSLPVYQRQHFPENVLGSQAADPATAGKTIHEDGAVRLWTLDDEVLIATIKTKMHTISPDVGEGLAQAVELAEKEYQGLVIWSNDEWFSAGADLQTVLPAFMAGGAITVNGMEQELQELMLRLRYAQVPTIAAVRGLALGGGCEMAVYSSARVVAMESYIGLVEVGVGLIPGAGGLTYIARRAAEMAEKSTGKDLLPFLTEGFTSAAMAKVGTSALESRKLGYVLDSDVIVANKDELLYVAIQQAKAMFQMGYRPPHKRLFKVAGRDGISTIKGSLVNMRDGGFISQHDYDIAGMIAHIVCGGDVDPGTLVNEDYLMQLEREAFTTLLGHPKTQDRIMYMMNTNKPLRN
- a CDS encoding DUF2147 domain-containing protein is translated as MKKITTFALGLLLAGVSFAADMTPVGTWRSVDDKTGAAKAQIVISDKGGVLTGRIEKLLRKEADPNAVCEKCTDDRKGKPMVGLEIIRGAKKAEGKDVWEDGKILDPESGKNYTLRLTPKDGGSKLDVRGSVLGIGRTQTWVRVK
- a CDS encoding acyl-CoA dehydrogenase C-terminal domain-containing protein encodes the protein MPTYNPPLRDMQFVLHEVFNVTEDFRQMPAFAEVDADTINAVLEEGGKFASQVIQPLNISGDTEGCTLDKATHEVTPPKGYKEAYQQYVEGGWPALSCDPEFGGQGLPATINGCFYEMLNGANQAWTMYPGLSHGAYEAMLAHGTDWQKKVYLPKLVSGEWTGTMCLTEPHCGTDLGLLRTKAEPEADGSYLISGEKIFISAGEHNMVDNIVHLVLARLPDAPAGSKGISLFAVPKFNVDAEGNIGERNGIYCAGLEHKMGIHSNATAQLVLDKARGTLIGQPNKGLQAMFVMMNAARLGVGNQSLGLTEVAYQNALAYAKDRIQMRSLSGVKAKDKPADPIIVHPDVRRMLLTAKAYAEGGRALSVYAGMLLDKEHNHPDEKVRKDSGEILALLTPIVKAFLTENGFKATVECQQVFGGHGYIKEWGMEQFVRDARINMIYEGTNTVQALDLLGRKVLGNQGATLKKFGKEIAVFIESEGVNEKMAEFINPLAMLADQMTKFTTEIGFRGFQNADEVGGAAFDYMKVAGHLVFAYMFARMAQVALQKIAEGNTDPFYQGKLQTARFYFAKLFPETLTLMKTARNGVKVLLDTDAALA